ACTGCAAGTTGATAAAATTACGTTTGAGCAACACCTATTTATAGCTTCATTTGTTTATACTTATATTAACCTTTTTGAAGGTTTAGACAATAATGTATCTACTTACGAAGAATACAAACCACCACTCGTCGTCAGGCAACTCTACAAGATTGACGAGACATACTTAATTTGATTTTTAAACAATAGACTTTTTTATCCTATGACAGCAATGTCGTAAGGATAATTTGCTGTATTCGGTGTTTTCCAAACACCAATGTCTAATTGTTAAATTATCAAAGCCAATGCTAAATAAAAGCATCAAATTTTTAATAGAAAATAAACTCGTAGCAGTTTTATTATTAGTTCTCTTTATAGGTTGGGGAACAGTCAACGCACCTTTCAATTGGGATACAGGATTCTTACCAAGCAATCCCGTGGCTGTAGATGCCATACCGGATATAGGGGAAAACCAACAAATCGTTTTTACCAAATGGGATGGTCGTTCGCCACAAGATATAGAAGACCAAATTACCTACCCGCTAACCACATCACTTTTGGGAATTCCGGGAGTTAAAACCATACGTAGTTCTTCGATGTTTGGTTTTTCCAGTATCTATATAATTTTTGAAGAAGACATAGAATTTTATTGGAGTAGAAGTCGTATTCTCGAAAAACTCAATTCCTTACCAAGTGGTTTATTACCCGAAGGTGTTAATCCTGCTTTGGGTCCCGATGCCACAGGATTAGGACAAATATTTTGGTACACGCTTGAAGGTCGTGATGAAACCGGAAATGTAACTGGTGGTTGGGATTTGCAAGAGTTACGCAGTATTCAGGATTACTATGTAAAGTATTCGTTGTCCTCTGCAAGTGGTGTTTCAGAGGTTGCTTCTATTGGTGGTTATGTTCAAGAGTACCAAGTGGATGTTAATCCAGAATTAATGCGTCAATATAATATTGGATTGCATCACGTTGTAAAAGCAGTTAAGGAAAGCAATAAGGACATAGGTGCACAAACTTTGGAAATTAACCAAGTCGAATATTTAGTTCGTGGTTTGGGGTATGTAAAATCCATTTCAGACATCGAAAATGCAGTAGTCACTTCAGAAGATTATACTTCAATTAGGATAAAGGATATTGGAAAAGTCTCATTAGGTCCTGCAACCAGACGTGGCTTATTAGATAAAGAAGGTGCAGAGGTTGTTGGTGCTGTTGTTGTTGCTCGTTATGGCGCGAACCCAATGGAAGTCATTAATAACGTAAAGGAAAAAATTAATGAGTTAAGCGCAGGGTTACCTTCAAAAGTATTAGCGGATGGTAGAACATCACAAGTTACCATAGTGCCTTTTTATGACAGAACAGAACTGATACAAGAAACATTAGGCACACTTAACGAAGCATTGACTTTAGAAATACTTATAACCATTTTGGTCATAATCATTATGGTGTTTAATCTTCGTGCTTCAGTACTAATTTCTGGACTACTACCAGTAGCAGTTTTAATGGTGTTTATAGCGATGAAACTCTTTGGTGTCGATGCTAATATTGTCGCATTATCTGGTATTGCTATTGCTATTGGAACGATGGTCGATGTTGGTGTCATACTTTCAGAAAACATCATTCGGCATTTAGATGAAGATGATGGAAAACAATCCATTAATACGGTAGTTTACAACGCAACCGCTGAAGTATCTGGCGCAATCGTTACCGCAGTAATGACCACCATTATTAGTTTCATTCCCGTATTTACGATGATTGGAGCGGAGGGAAAATTATTCAGACCATTAGCATTCACAAAAACTTTTGCATTAACAGCATCTATAATTGTAGCTTTATTTTTAATCCCACCATTTGCTGCATTCTTATTCCGAAAGAAAAGCATTAAAAACACTTTTAAATATGTTTTAAATGGTGTTTTAATAGCATTAGGTATCGCTGCAATTATTTATGGGTATTGGTTAGGGTTGGTATTAATAGCTTTTGGAATTACAGCACTTTTCAATCTTCAAAATAAGATAACAGACAAACAAGCTAACCTTATTAATATTATTATTTCAGCATCAGCAATAGTATTCTTATTAGCCGAATATTGGAGACCATTAGGCGTTGATAAAAGCATTTTTTGGAATCTCATTTTCGTTAGTGTTATTTGCTTTGGGTTATTGGGTGTTTTCTCTTTATTTATCAAATACTACACACGCATTTTAAGGTGGTGTTTAGATAATAAGTTGCTCTTTCTATCAGTACCAACAGCTATTGTAATTGCAGGTTTTTTCATTATGAAAAATACAGGTAAAGAGTTTATGCCATCATTAAAAGAAGGTTCTTTTTTACTAATGCCAACCTCGATGCCACATTCTGGTGTAGAAGAAAATAAACGGGTTTTACAACAATTAGATATGGCAGTAGCCAGTATTCCAGAGATTGAAACCGTAGTTGGTAAAGCAGGTAGAACAGAATCAGCTTTAGACCCAGCACCGCTATCAATGTATGAAAATATCATTCAGTACAAACCAGAATATATGCTGAATGAAAAAGGACAACGCCAACGCTATAAAGTCAATGATGATGGTTTATTTGAGTTAAAAGATGGGCGATTTATTGCAAATCCAAATAATTCTGAAAATGTCACTTTAAGCTCGGTAAAAAGGTTTCAATTAATAGAAGATGACAATGGCGAGTTCTATCGCAATTGGCGACCAGAAATACAGTCACCCGACGATATTTGGAATGAAATTGTAAGAGTCACCAAACTACCTGGTGTCACTTCTGCACCAAAACTACAACCTATTGAAACCCGATTGGTAATGCTGCAAACAGGAATGCGTGCGCCAATGGGAATCAAAGTGAAAGGTCAAGATTTAAAGCAGATTGAAGCATTTGGCGTACAATTGGAAGACATTTTAAAACAAGCTGAAGGTGTTAAAAAAGAAGCTGTTTTTGCAGACCGTATAGTAGGGAAACCCTATTTGTTAATTGATATTGATAGAGAAAAAATTGCACGTTATGGTATTTCAATACAAAATGTACAAGATGTACTTAAAATTGCAGTTGGCGGAATGGTATTAACCCAAACCGTTGAAGGTAGAGAGCGTTATGGTGTGCGCGTACGTTATCCAAGAGAGTTACGAGCAAATCCTACCGATTTACAACAAATTTACGTCCCTGTTGAAAAAGGGAGTCCTCTGCCTTTAAGTGAATTGGCAACCATTCGATACGAACAAGGTCCACAAGTCATTAAAAGTGAAGATACCTTTTTAGTTGGTTATGTGCTATTCGATAAAATGGATGGTTTTGCAGAAGTAAGCGTTGTTGAAAATGCACAAGTACTAATCCAAGAAAAGATAGATTCTGGTGAGCTAATTGTACCAAAAGGAATCAACTATGCATTCACAGGAACGTATGAAAATCAGTTAAGAGCAGAAAAAACTTTGTCGGTTGTTGTGCCTTTAGCCTTGGCAATCATTTTCTTAATTCTGTATTTCCAATTCCGTTCTATAGGGACATCACTAATGGTATTCACAGGTATTGCAGTAGCGTTTGCAGGTGGTTTTATAATGATATGGCTCTATGGCCAAGGTTGGTTTTTAAACTTCAATTTCTTTGGGGAAAATATACGAGACTTATTCCAGATGCATCCTATTAATTTAAGTGTAGCAGTTTGGGTTGGGTTTATTGCACTCTTCGGTATTGCAACCGATGATGGTGTAGTAATGGCAACTTATTTAACCCAAACATTTGATAGAAACACACCAGATAATAAAAAGGAAATTAGAGCATCAGTAGTTGAAGCAGGTGAAAAACGAATCAGACCCTGTTTAATGACTACAGCGACCACGATTTTAGCATTATTACCAATACTTACATCCACTGGACGAGGAAGCGATATTATGATTCCTATGGCAATACCAAGTTTCGGTGGAATGCTCATTGCCTTAATCACTTTGTTTGTTGTACCAGTATTGTACAGCTGGAAAGCAGAAGTTCAACTTAAAAGAACATCAAAATGAAAAATATAATTCTAATAATCAGCATTTTGTTTGTTTCCGCTTTCGCGAAAGCACAAGAGCTTCAATCCTACATTCAAGAAGCAGAATCAAACAATCCAGAAATTCAAAAGTTCGAGTTACAATACAAAAGAGCTTCTGAAAAAGTAAACGAAGTGAATACCATTCCCAATACCGAATTTGGTGTAGGCTATTTTGTAAGTGAGCCAGAAACAAGAACAGGTGCGCAACGCTTTAAAGTGTCAGCAAAACAAATGTTACCGTGGTTTGGGACTATTACTTCGAGAGAAAATTACGTGAGTTCATTAGCGGATGCTAAATACGAAGACATTGTTATCGCAAAGCGAAAACTAATAGCTTCGGTATCACAATCCTATTATAATCTATACGCCAACAAAGCAAAGCAAGAAGTCTTAACTGAAAACATCAAACTATTAGAAACTTATGAGACGTTGGCATTAACTT
This genomic stretch from Tenacibaculum jejuense harbors:
- a CDS encoding efflux RND transporter permease subunit, which translates into the protein MLNKSIKFLIENKLVAVLLLVLFIGWGTVNAPFNWDTGFLPSNPVAVDAIPDIGENQQIVFTKWDGRSPQDIEDQITYPLTTSLLGIPGVKTIRSSSMFGFSSIYIIFEEDIEFYWSRSRILEKLNSLPSGLLPEGVNPALGPDATGLGQIFWYTLEGRDETGNVTGGWDLQELRSIQDYYVKYSLSSASGVSEVASIGGYVQEYQVDVNPELMRQYNIGLHHVVKAVKESNKDIGAQTLEINQVEYLVRGLGYVKSISDIENAVVTSEDYTSIRIKDIGKVSLGPATRRGLLDKEGAEVVGAVVVARYGANPMEVINNVKEKINELSAGLPSKVLADGRTSQVTIVPFYDRTELIQETLGTLNEALTLEILITILVIIIMVFNLRASVLISGLLPVAVLMVFIAMKLFGVDANIVALSGIAIAIGTMVDVGVILSENIIRHLDEDDGKQSINTVVYNATAEVSGAIVTAVMTTIISFIPVFTMIGAEGKLFRPLAFTKTFALTASIIVALFLIPPFAAFLFRKKSIKNTFKYVLNGVLIALGIAAIIYGYWLGLVLIAFGITALFNLQNKITDKQANLINIIISASAIVFLLAEYWRPLGVDKSIFWNLIFVSVICFGLLGVFSLFIKYYTRILRWCLDNKLLFLSVPTAIVIAGFFIMKNTGKEFMPSLKEGSFLLMPTSMPHSGVEENKRVLQQLDMAVASIPEIETVVGKAGRTESALDPAPLSMYENIIQYKPEYMLNEKGQRQRYKVNDDGLFELKDGRFIANPNNSENVTLSSVKRFQLIEDDNGEFYRNWRPEIQSPDDIWNEIVRVTKLPGVTSAPKLQPIETRLVMLQTGMRAPMGIKVKGQDLKQIEAFGVQLEDILKQAEGVKKEAVFADRIVGKPYLLIDIDREKIARYGISIQNVQDVLKIAVGGMVLTQTVEGRERYGVRVRYPRELRANPTDLQQIYVPVEKGSPLPLSELATIRYEQGPQVIKSEDTFLVGYVLFDKMDGFAEVSVVENAQVLIQEKIDSGELIVPKGINYAFTGTYENQLRAEKTLSVVVPLALAIIFLILYFQFRSIGTSLMVFTGIAVAFAGGFIMIWLYGQGWFLNFNFFGENIRDLFQMHPINLSVAVWVGFIALFGIATDDGVVMATYLTQTFDRNTPDNKKEIRASVVEAGEKRIRPCLMTTATTILALLPILTSTGRGSDIMIPMAIPSFGGMLIALITLFVVPVLYSWKAEVQLKRTSK